The nucleotide sequence TATTAGTTGGTTGATCGAGGGACCTGCTAAAGAGGgattctaaataattttttaaaaaagttaaacTAATCAGAGGCCATCAAATcgtcaggttttgtttttcagaaaacaatttaaaACTTCGTCTTCAGCAGCGAGAAAATCATGAATTTTTATCATCGATACAAACTTATGATGTACTTTGTCTTTTGGAAGCTTATTGTAGACAGTTAATAACCGGGTTCTTAACTTTTACAGTAATTATCCCAAGgaaatgtttttcaaaatctaATTCAGACCAAACTGTTTGTTTTTGGAAAAAAACTGGGGGGAATTGTAATATAATCGATTGATAATCAATATGTTGTACCGAGCGAGGGATGACACGAATTTTTTAGAAAAGCATGTAAAAACCTGCTTCCGCTCAAATTTGTTCCCAAGGTCTTACCAATACAATTCTAATAAATTCGCTTGATACATTGAAAATATTGTAATCCATTaacgattttttaattaatttgaagAGATTTATTAAACAAAACAGTCAAAAACAGAATCTGAAATACATGGACTACCATTTTGTCCAAAAAGGAATAGTTTTGTGTTTGAGAAGTGTTATATTTTACAAAGAATCTTGCATTATCCGTTTGGAAACATGTATCACTATTCAGACAGTCTGATGGAAGTAAAATTAAAGAGTTTTGTCAatttaaaaaagaatagaaaCTGAATTCGGATGGTCACTGAAAAACTGTGAGAAAGCCGGGGTCTCATTAAGAAACTCTTGATCGATAAGAACTATCGATATACGTATTAACCGCTTTTTGACTGGACCCAAATATACTTATTAAGAGTCTCATTAAGAGCCATAAATAAATTTCAcgatttgaaaataattaatttagttgtaaaataaattaaatttatttatttgtaatttaaaatacattttgtatCTTTAGTTGAACCACTAAATTTGCAGTAGAAATGGTTCACCACAAATTTAAACGTATTTACCGCTTTTTGACTGGACCCAAACTGATTCACGTGTACAAAAAACCCGACTCGGTAATGAAATTCCTGATCTATTCCACAGGAAGATTACCACATGAATAAATTAGAACACATTTCGTCAGTATACAcgaatattgtttgttttatatataaccaTGGCAGATCTCATTTGTTAATAAAATAGTATTATACTCTGCAGTCCCACTTGTCCTCCTTGGTTCTGATAAGCTAATGATactttatgtatacataacttTATTCCTGATCAAAAGAGTCCTCAGTTTGACAAATTGTTAATAAATTGTTGTGCCGATTTTTTAGTGCTGGGTCGATTCTACAATCCTGTGTATATGGCATTCTTTGACAAATATTGCCAAGTACTCGACCAAAAGTGCTCAAAAGTAAAATccaattttaatgaaaagaacGTTTTGAAAGCATTTGACTACGATTTCCGATTCTGGCCTGTGGATTATGCTGCCCAATGTTCTGATTCTGCCATACTCAAACAGCTGCAGTCGGATTCTCTGGTCGATCATATTTTCGATCTTAAATATATCCTTACGTGGTTATTAATGCTCTTTGTGGGACGTCCTTTGGTCTATCCGGGGTCCACACATTTCACTAAGGACTATTTCGAGCCCATGTTGAACGACGGACGGTCATCGCTTGTAGAACTTGTACATTTTGACTTGATTACCAAAGTATGGGGGACGAAGAGCCAAAGTCAAGACCCTCACAGGCGCAGAAATCGACACAATGTTCTTGGACCGTCGGGACTGCCACGCTGGGCAGTTTCTTGTCATTTGCAGTGAGGGAAACTGCTCGTTTTACGAGTGTGGGTCAAATCAGAGCATAATATCACTGGGACATTCAGTCCTGGCCTGGAACCATCCGGGATTTGGGGCAAGTTCGGTATTTGGTTCAACTAGACGTACTTTAAGAGTCTTCCGTATGTCTATGAGGAGAATAACGCCGTTTATGCTGTCATTCTGTACGCCATTGAGGAATTGGGATTCAATACAAACAAGATCATTTTGTATGGGTGGTCTATTGGGGGTTATTCGGCCGCATTTGGAGCTGCCCTCTTCCCCTCAGTGGATTCAGTGGTTGATTTTGTTCGACTTTAATCAGATTGTCGATGGGACTTTCCATTCCATTATTCCCGTTGCTAAAAATTCGATGGCAGATTTTTTCCGTAATGAGTACTCTCAGAATTTAGATTTTATGGTTGAGGCTGTCATGAAAGCTCATTTTGACCTGGACGTTGCTAAGCTTCTCAAAAGGTCGTGTGGTTTTGATCATTTCATGCAGATATAGTGGCCCTCTTCTTATCCTCAGACGAACTAACGACGAAATAGTCTCCCTTGTGTATAATAAGATTATTAAGTTTATAGCACAAATGATGTATCTACTAATTGTGGAAATTGCCTTGCTATGTCTGTTCTACAACACAGGTTTTGGAACTATATTTAGATTTGTAAGATTTCCAGCTCTTTTTACTGAGGAAGTGATGGAGGAATGCAAAATTTGCATCGCTGTTCCAGCCGAGGCTAGAGGttagtttttaattaatattctgtATAGTTAAGCGCTACTCAGGTCACAAAATAAATGAACTGGAATCCCAaaatgtgttgaataaatatttggGGGAGACTGCGTGCTGTGAATCTGCCTTGTTTGGTCGGCTGTGTTATTCATATTGTAGGAACTGATTTAAATGACGGCGAGAGATTgaaatttgctttatttttgGTCGATAAAACGCTATGCGATGTTGTGGAAAGACACTCAGTGCCTCTTCCGTTAGAGTTCTTTGAAAGGCCGTGGAGACCTTATGGCTCGGAGTGCTTTGCTGGTTGTCACTACCATTATGTCGGATAATTCTGGTTTCAAGGAATTTCGTTTTATTATTCCATATTTGATATCGGGGTTGGATGGATTAGTTGCGTTTTATACTCTGCTCGTTCGTGACTTTATTTGTGGAGATCCATGTCGCCATCTTCAAAAGAAGCGCTTGTCGACGAAATCACTGATCTAACAGGCAATAGAAACGAGTGATTCAGGAAACAAGCATATTTTTTGATCTTCGTATCTTTGCCCTGTAGGAGACGTGTTCAGAAATCACTACTGGAAATTGTAGGAAAGTAAGCGCGTAGGTGTTTACGTATGTGGCGCCTATTCAACCGATTGTCGGTCATCCCGGCATGGTCAATAATCAAATTGTTCTGTtagttgttttaaatttttaattatttgactgataaagacaaaattatattaattttagttttatttatcagGTGAGATGAATTTTAAAAGAAGATATTAAAAACCTTCGAAaactaattttatttcaatttgcagaatattaaaaaactttgaaaactaaaatctttataaatattatttttatttatttttatttcaaatttggaaatgtattaaaaaattaacTATAACACCTTATACTATTTTCTAACAGGTTCAATGTTCATTGTGATTAACCCAAATTCTGGtaataaaaaatctttaaaacgGTTTGAAAAAGTGATAGCTccaattttaaagaataaaaacatccCATACAATACATTTATTACAGGTATACCTTAATGCATCAATATTATAGAATCAAGtcatcaaataaaaaaatattttgaaaaagaattcGATTTTTCTTTATTAAACGTGATTGTCTTTGTCTCTGGGGATGGAACTATGTTCCAGGTAAATAAAAAGTGCTTATTTATTTGGTAATTCATTCATTATTGGGTCGGGAGGACTTTAACTTATCAAAAAGCATTCGTTTCATCATTTTTCCTGGAGGAACCAACAACGGGTTGTATAAGAGCTTCTCAGTTCAAAAAAAGTGAACAAAGTTGTATTTAATTTAAGTTGTTCTCGAATGactgaatatatacatagctcTATATCTTCATACAAGTCGAATATACCCCAGGATGTAAATGCAGTGTTTGTTAAGCTGACTCGATGTGAGAAAACCGTCCGATCTCATATAATAATCTCATTCGGAATACTCCCAGACATTGATTTTAAATCTGGAAATCCGCGAGCACTGACAACACGTTTGATGGCGACAAAACTAATCATATCCAGTAATACTCCATAAATCATACAGATCCTTACAATAATGACAAATATACAATTTTTTACAAACCAAAGTATTCAAAAAAGCCCCTCAAAccattttttcaaaaattgattGTTACCGAACATTACACACTATATCCAGAGATTTCAGAACCGTTAACTGGTGAACGATATAAAACATTTTAGAAGCAAGAGAGAAGTTTGGTGGGGATATTCCAAATGAATGGGAAGTCATCGAAGGAAAATTTGCTTCAGTTACTGTTTCTGCACATCCATTTGTCGGGGAAACTTTGTGTCTATTTCCTGGGTTCAGTTCTTTCTCTGGAAATCCTTATTTAGTTTATTActactttttatttaatttagtttttgtTAAAGCCTGGTTCATTCCGGAATAAATTCAAGTTCATGATGCATGCCCTAAATCCCGATATTGAATCTTTAAATGACATTCAGGTTATAGAAATCGAATCTTTTGGAATTTTCCCTCCAGAAAGGCTAAAATCTATGTCAGTTGATGGCGAACCTTTTGATTCTCAGCCTATTTGGGGTGATTCGTGCTCTATCAAAATGTACGTATAAGCgtatttattcctttctttttcataaaaaCATTTAACTTTTATTCATTAATACTAAATTGTAAAATTCCAGACAACACATTAACATTGCATTTCAAGTTAAGTCTGACAATAGCCCAATTAAACATAGATCAGTAAAGTTCAATATAAGCATTATAATTATCGATGAATTAAATTTATACTTTAAAGCGAACTGTAAAAAATCATTACTTTTATAAAAAAGGATTCCCCAAACAATTTAAGGCGGACGGACTCCGAATGGGATGTCACAGGCTTCCTAGTCTTCTTCAGCCGCacgccaataaaaagaatttgaaaagaaGAGATGCAACTCATTTCGGATTAATTAGAATAAATAGTTAtttgttctctttcttttgttacaaATAAATGTGTGGCTGGCACAAACGGGACCTTAGTCAACATAACGTTCTTTAGTATATATCGATCTTTTAAAAGTGCTGTAAATAATCAagaattgaaatttaaataaagacGGCACTGTTTGCCTTTCACGAAGAAAATTGTGGTCAGAgagcttttttttaatgttccggTATTCCTCACCCGAAAGAGCATTAATAAATTTCAAAGCTGAAAAAATCCTAAAAATATGCTTTGATGACGTGGACTTGTTGCAAATTACCTTTAAGGCTTGGTGGAATTAGACTAGGTTTGCCACTTAAATAGGtctttctgcttttctctccCCACGTGCATGCTCTCAGACATTCTGCTATTAACGAGACTATTTCGGCTGCGTTATAAGCTGCTGGATTCCCGATAGGACTGGAACCTGTTTGGCTTGACCTTGGAGACGGTCAACGCCCAGATGAAGTCACTGTTTTTCCGTTGAGTAATGCGAAATTTTTTGTGTAATAGGTCCATCGACACCTTTTTGAAGACGAATATAGTTGCCTTTGTAATCAGTCCAGGTTCAGCCGCTAAGAAcgccaaaaaatataaaaatctcaaaATATTCCGATCTGTCGGACAACATCATCTTTTCTCCAATTTCCGTAGAAACTTCCGGACCAATGAATAATAAACCGTTTGAACTCGTTGGAAAGATTGGGAAACTGATCCCAAAAAGACGAAGAGAGCCTCTAGAGAATAAATGTTTGTTTCGAAAAATCTACATAGCGATTCTGATAGCAACATTTTCTCTATCGTTAATTTAAAgtaattttgaaaaaagaaatagtTGATGGGCAATTATCtaaagatcgttaatttaaaatggtgacaaattatatttcatttctgttaATTAAATATTAGTTCTCTTCTAAATTGatctaatatttgttttattattttataaaagtaaTAGGTAAAATTTAATTTGATCATTTTACTCCTCATTAATTCtagtataaaatgtataatagtttccgtattttatggttaatattcTGATTATTCGAAATTAAGATGAAGAGGTCCAgcgaaattgaaattaaaaaaactgAATCAACGTTTGACGAAATTTCTT is from Octopus sinensis unplaced genomic scaffold, ASM634580v1 Contig19269, whole genome shotgun sequence and encodes:
- the LOC115232080 gene encoding phosphatidylserine lipase ABHD16A-like, which encodes MILYDTGELLFPDHCDKSVLGRFYNPVYMAFFDKYCQVLDQKCSKVKSNFNEKNVLKAFDYDFRFWPVDYAAQCSDSAILKQLQSDSLYGGRRAKVKTLTGAEIDTMFLDRRDCHAGQFLVICSEGNCSFYECGSNQSIISLGHSVLAWNHPGFGSLPYVYEENNAVYAVILYAIEELGFNTNKIILYGWSIGGYSAAFGAALFPSVDSVVDFVRL